A region of Sphingomonas sp. DNA encodes the following proteins:
- a CDS encoding UPF0262 family protein, with amino-acid sequence MGHPRIIAIELDERSILRRSADIEQERRIAIFDLLEANHFDVAGHAGPFRVMLRVEEGRLAIELGDEAGAALDTIRIGLARFRRPIRDYFQICESYFRAVRSDSPRGMEAIDMARRGLHNEAAALLVERLKDQVEMDFDTARRLFTLICVLHIRASTTAVDSHGGHHASNAA; translated from the coding sequence ATGGGCCATCCGCGCATCATCGCCATCGAGCTGGACGAGCGGTCGATCCTGCGCCGCAGCGCGGATATCGAGCAGGAGCGGCGGATCGCGATCTTCGATCTGCTGGAGGCGAATCATTTCGACGTCGCGGGCCATGCGGGGCCGTTCCGGGTGATGCTCCGGGTCGAGGAAGGGCGGCTTGCGATCGAGCTGGGCGACGAGGCCGGCGCGGCATTGGACACGATCCGCATCGGCCTGGCCCGCTTCCGCCGCCCGATCCGCGACTATTTCCAGATCTGCGAATCCTATTTCCGGGCGGTGCGTTCCGACAGCCCGCGCGGCATGGAGGCGATCGACATGGCGCGGCGCGGCCTGCACAACGAGGCGGCGGCCCTGCTCGTCGAGCGGCTGAAGGACCAGGTCGAGATGGATTTCGACACCGCCCGGCGGCTCTTCACCCTGATCTGCGTGCTGCACATCAGGGCCTCGACGACGGCGGTTGACTCGCACGGCGGCCACCACGCATCCAACGCGGCATGA
- a CDS encoding dCTP deaminase codes for MSILSDRWIRAQANAHGMIEPFVESQRREGCISYGLSSYGYDARVADEFKIFTNVDSAIVDPKDFAANSFVDRKTDVCVIPPNSFALARTVEYFRVPRDVLVICLGKSTYARCGIIVNVTPLEPGWEGHVTLEFSNTTPLPAKIYANEGACQFLFLQGNEPCETSYADRAGKYMGQKGVTLPKL; via the coding sequence ATGTCCATTCTCTCCGACCGCTGGATTCGCGCGCAGGCGAACGCCCACGGCATGATCGAGCCCTTCGTCGAATCGCAGCGGCGCGAGGGATGCATCAGCTACGGCCTCTCCTCCTACGGCTATGACGCGCGCGTGGCGGACGAATTCAAGATCTTCACCAATGTCGACAGCGCCATCGTCGATCCCAAGGATTTCGCGGCCAACAGCTTCGTCGACCGCAAGACCGACGTGTGCGTCATCCCGCCCAACAGCTTCGCGCTGGCGCGGACGGTGGAATATTTCCGGGTGCCGCGCGATGTGCTCGTCATCTGCCTGGGCAAATCCACCTATGCGCGTTGCGGCATCATCGTGAACGTGACGCCGCTGGAGCCGGGCTGGGAAGGCCATGTGACGCTGGAATTCAGCAACACGACGCCCCTGCCCGCGAAAATCTACGCGAACGAGGGCGCCTGCCAGTTCCTGTTCCTGCAGGGCAACGAGCCGTGCGAGACCAGCTATGCCGACCGCGCCGGCAAATATATGGGCCAGAAGGGCGTGACCCTGCCGAAGCTGTGA
- a CDS encoding NAD(P)H-dependent oxidoreductase: MATPRDIAVLVGSLRKDSFNRRIAHILADLAPDRLKLAIVEIGDLPHYDQDLDPDEAPAAWRMFRDQVRPADGVLFVTPEYNRSMPGVLKNAIDVGSRPYGQSVFAKKPGAIVSATPGALGAFGANHHLRQSCVFLDIPLMQQPEAYLANVGDWFDENGALKDGKAVRLLTNFIACYADWVEKILRGPGELADDAAS; this comes from the coding sequence ATGGCCACTCCCCGCGACATCGCCGTCCTTGTCGGCAGCCTGCGCAAGGATTCCTTCAACCGCCGCATCGCTCATATCCTCGCCGACCTGGCGCCGGACCGGCTGAAACTGGCGATCGTCGAGATCGGCGATCTGCCGCACTACGATCAGGACCTCGATCCGGACGAAGCCCCCGCCGCGTGGCGGATGTTCCGCGATCAGGTCCGGCCGGCCGACGGCGTGCTGTTCGTCACACCCGAATATAACCGCTCCATGCCCGGCGTGCTCAAGAATGCGATCGACGTCGGCTCGCGGCCCTATGGCCAGTCGGTCTTCGCCAAGAAGCCTGGCGCCATCGTCAGCGCGACGCCGGGGGCGCTCGGCGCGTTTGGCGCCAACCATCATCTGCGCCAGTCCTGCGTCTTCCTCGACATTCCGCTGATGCAGCAGCCGGAGGCCTATCTCGCCAATGTCGGCGACTGGTTCGACGAGAATGGCGCGCTGAAGGACGGGAAGGCGGTCAGGCTCCTGACCAACTTCATTGCCTGCTATGCGGACTGGGTAGAGAAGATCCTGCGCGGTCCCGGCGAACTGGCCGACGACGCGGCAAGCTGA
- a CDS encoding c-type cytochrome gives MKMLFRWLGYALAGLTVLALAFVGWVWFTSAQVLGARHEAAPERLAAPTPVQLADAGRQARILGCVNCHGEGLRGRMMADVPNVVRLWAPNLNELATRVSDQQLAQAIRQGIGADGRALFDMPSEVYARLTDQEVAALIAYIRSVPRAGAPVSPLEWGPIGRFALASGGIRPAMAMIEEFRVTRPYDLGAEHAAGRRLAEVQCAGCHGPDLTGGEPMPEVLAPDLTIAGAYDRAQFRTLMRAGVAPHGRDLGLMREIAENDTRHYSDTEIDAIHAYLVARAERLAR, from the coding sequence ATGAAGATGCTGTTCCGCTGGCTGGGCTATGCCCTGGCCGGCCTGACCGTTCTGGCGCTCGCCTTCGTCGGCTGGGTCTGGTTCACCTCGGCGCAGGTGCTGGGCGCGCGCCACGAGGCCGCGCCCGAACGCCTCGCCGCGCCCACGCCCGTCCAGCTCGCCGATGCCGGCCGGCAGGCGCGCATCCTCGGCTGCGTGAACTGCCATGGCGAGGGGCTGCGCGGGCGGATGATGGCCGATGTGCCGAACGTCGTTCGGCTCTGGGCGCCCAATCTCAACGAGCTGGCGACGCGGGTCAGCGACCAGCAGCTCGCCCAGGCGATCCGTCAGGGCATCGGGGCCGACGGGCGGGCTTTGTTCGACATGCCGTCCGAAGTCTATGCGCGGCTCACCGATCAGGAGGTCGCCGCCCTGATCGCCTATATCCGCTCGGTGCCGCGCGCCGGGGCGCCGGTGTCGCCGCTCGAATGGGGGCCGATCGGGCGTTTTGCGCTGGCGAGTGGCGGCATTCGCCCCGCAATGGCGATGATCGAGGAATTCCGCGTGACCCGGCCCTACGATCTCGGCGCCGAACATGCGGCGGGCCGCCGGCTCGCCGAGGTTCAGTGCGCCGGCTGTCACGGCCCGGACCTGACGGGCGGGGAGCCGATGCCGGAGGTGCTCGCGCCGGATCTTACCATCGCGGGCGCCTATGACCGGGCGCAGTTCCGTACCCTGATGCGCGCCGGCGTCGCGCCGCACGGCCGCGATCTCGGCCTGATGCGGGAGATCGCCGAGAACGACACCCGGCACTATTCCGACACGGAGATCGATGCGATCCATGCCTACCTCGTCGCGCGGGCGGAACGACTGGCCCGGTAG
- a CDS encoding VacB/RNase II family 3'-5' exoribonuclease, giving the protein MARKPKPGLPTREQILEFLQSSDRTAGKREIARAFGLKGNEKIALKALLKDMGDEGLIDAGPGRAFHRFGGVPKVTVLRVVDVDDAGRAFAVPERWEAEAPPPRLRVMERKGRGPALGVGDRILARNEEGRDGGWVAHPMKKLLKGSELLLGVIHREGDKHWLKPVEKKERRELPISDLGDAQVGDLVLAEKTGRPPRLSARVDTILGDPFAPRSFSLIAIHKHEIPHVFPDAVLAEATRAAKQPLGDREDLTHIPIVAIDPADARDHDDAVWAAPDDDPANEGGWQAIVAIADVSFYVRPGSALDREARKRGNSVYFPDRVVPMLPEELSAGICSLKQGEDRAALVCHLQVTKVGALKSWRFTRARVRIAANIAYEDAQAAIDAEAGQDRIEVSSPTCAMPEIESNGPVLPALVHSTLIPLWECWRALYKARAKRAPLELDLPERRVTLDEKGRILSVAPRERLDAHKLIEDYMIAANVAAAKALEGRQAPVMYRVHEPPAREKLVALKDYLDTFGLEFAMGQVIRPATFNHILTRIGDADFRPQVMEQVLRTQTQAYYAPRNQGHFGLALGSYAHFTSPIRRYADLLVHRALVGAYRLGEGALSGEEAASMEATGELISNLERRAMIAERETMDRYVAAYLADHVGQVLHCRVTGVQPFGFFATVEELGGDGLVPAALLGNEYFRYDESSHSLTGEDSGETFTIGQRLPLRLAEADPVSGNLRFELPDGPRGGEERARPPRGPRRDTAGHMVGKRGRPANIRHRGRR; this is encoded by the coding sequence ATGGCCAGAAAGCCCAAGCCCGGCCTTCCCACCCGCGAGCAGATTCTCGAGTTCCTCCAGTCGTCCGACCGGACGGCGGGCAAGCGCGAGATCGCCAGGGCGTTCGGCCTGAAGGGCAATGAGAAGATCGCGCTGAAGGCACTGCTCAAGGATATGGGCGACGAGGGGCTGATCGACGCCGGGCCGGGGCGCGCCTTCCACCGGTTCGGCGGGGTGCCGAAGGTGACGGTGCTGCGCGTCGTCGACGTGGACGATGCGGGCCGCGCCTTCGCGGTGCCGGAACGCTGGGAGGCGGAGGCGCCGCCGCCCCGCCTGCGCGTGATGGAGCGCAAGGGGCGCGGGCCGGCGCTCGGCGTCGGCGATCGCATCCTGGCGCGCAACGAGGAGGGCCGGGACGGCGGCTGGGTCGCCCATCCGATGAAGAAGCTGCTGAAAGGCAGCGAGCTGCTGCTCGGCGTCATCCATCGGGAGGGCGACAAGCATTGGCTGAAGCCCGTCGAGAAGAAGGAGCGGCGCGAGCTGCCCATTTCCGATCTCGGCGACGCACAGGTCGGCGATCTCGTGCTGGCCGAAAAGACCGGCCGGCCCCCGCGCCTCTCCGCGCGGGTGGACACGATCCTCGGCGATCCCTTCGCCCCACGCAGCTTCAGCCTGATCGCGATCCACAAGCATGAGATTCCGCATGTCTTCCCCGACGCGGTGCTGGCCGAGGCGACGCGGGCGGCCAAGCAGCCTTTGGGGGATCGCGAAGACCTCACCCACATCCCGATCGTCGCGATCGATCCGGCGGACGCGCGCGACCATGACGATGCGGTCTGGGCCGCGCCGGACGACGATCCCGCCAACGAAGGCGGCTGGCAGGCGATCGTCGCGATCGCCGATGTCAGCTTCTACGTCCGCCCCGGCTCGGCTTTGGACAGGGAGGCTCGCAAGCGCGGCAACAGCGTCTATTTCCCCGACCGCGTCGTGCCGATGCTGCCGGAGGAATTGAGCGCCGGCATCTGCTCGCTGAAGCAGGGCGAGGATCGCGCCGCTTTGGTCTGCCATCTCCAGGTGACGAAGGTCGGCGCGCTTAAATCCTGGCGCTTCACCCGCGCTCGCGTCCGCATCGCCGCGAACATCGCCTATGAGGACGCCCAAGCGGCGATCGATGCGGAAGCCGGGCAGGATCGGATCGAAGTGTCTTCGCCGACCTGCGCCATGCCGGAGATCGAGAGCAATGGCCCCGTCCTTCCCGCCCTCGTCCATTCCACCCTGATCCCGCTCTGGGAGTGCTGGCGGGCGCTTTACAAGGCGCGGGCGAAGCGCGCCCCGCTGGAGCTGGACCTGCCCGAGCGCCGGGTGACGCTCGACGAGAAGGGCCGCATCCTCTCCGTCGCCCCGCGCGAGCGGCTCGACGCGCACAAGCTCATCGAGGATTACATGATCGCCGCCAATGTCGCGGCGGCCAAGGCGCTGGAGGGAAGACAAGCCCCGGTCATGTACCGCGTCCACGAGCCGCCGGCGCGCGAGAAGCTGGTCGCGCTGAAGGACTATCTCGACACGTTTGGCCTCGAATTCGCGATGGGGCAGGTGATCCGCCCGGCGACGTTCAATCACATTCTGACGCGGATCGGCGATGCGGATTTCCGCCCGCAGGTGATGGAGCAGGTGCTGCGCACCCAGACCCAGGCCTATTACGCCCCGCGCAACCAGGGGCATTTCGGTCTCGCGCTCGGCTCCTACGCCCACTTCACCTCGCCGATCCGCCGCTATGCCGACCTCCTCGTCCACCGCGCGCTGGTCGGCGCGTATCGGCTGGGCGAAGGCGCGCTGAGCGGTGAGGAGGCCGCGTCGATGGAGGCGACGGGTGAGCTCATCTCCAATCTGGAGCGCCGGGCGATGATCGCCGAGCGCGAAACGATGGACCGCTATGTCGCCGCCTATCTCGCCGATCATGTCGGTCAGGTGCTGCACTGCCGGGTCACCGGCGTGCAGCCCTTCGGCTTCTTCGCGACGGTGGAGGAACTGGGCGGCGACGGCCTCGTCCCGGCGGCTCTGCTGGGCAACGAATATTTCCGTTACGACGAGAGCAGCCACAGCCTGACTGGCGAGGACAGCGGCGAGACCTTCACGATCGGTCAGCGCCTGCCGCTGCGCCTCGCCGAAGCCGATCCGGTGAGCGGCAATCTGCGCTTCGAGCTGCCCGACGGCCCGCGCGGCGGGGAAGAGCGGGCGCGGCCCCCGCGCGGCCCCCGCCGCGACACGGCCGGCCACATGGTCGGCAAGCGCGGCCGGCCCGCGAACATCCGCCACCGGGGCCGTCGCTAG
- a CDS encoding fumarylacetoacetate hydrolase family protein — translation MKLGSMKSGRDGRLVVVSDDLAWCADARHIAPTLQAALDDWANAEPALRLLATDLAHEAIPRERFHEREADAPLPRAYQWADGSAYVNHVELVRKARGAEMPESFWTDPLMYQGASDEMLAPRDPVPLADEAWGCDLEAEIVVVTGDVPRGVSRADALGHIRLIGLVNDVSLRGLIPAELAKGFGFLQSKPASALSPVFVTPDALGDAWADGKLHGVLKVDLNGEPFGRADAGVDMTFDFGTLIAHLAKTRNLGAGTIIGSGTVSNKDADGGPGKPVDRGGKGYSCLAEIRTVETILDGKPATPFLKPGDTVRIWMDDAHGHPIFGTIAQEVVSA, via the coding sequence ATGAAACTTGGCAGCATGAAGAGCGGTCGCGACGGGCGGCTGGTGGTGGTCTCGGACGATCTCGCCTGGTGCGCGGACGCGCGCCACATCGCGCCGACCTTGCAGGCGGCATTGGACGATTGGGCGAACGCGGAGCCGGCCCTGCGCCTGCTCGCGACCGATCTGGCGCATGAGGCGATCCCGCGCGAGCGCTTTCACGAACGCGAGGCGGACGCGCCGCTGCCGCGCGCCTATCAGTGGGCGGACGGATCGGCCTATGTGAACCATGTCGAGCTGGTGCGGAAGGCGCGCGGCGCCGAGATGCCGGAGAGTTTCTGGACCGATCCGCTCATGTATCAGGGCGCGTCCGACGAGATGCTCGCCCCCCGCGATCCGGTCCCGCTGGCGGACGAGGCCTGGGGCTGCGATCTCGAGGCGGAGATCGTCGTCGTCACCGGCGACGTGCCGCGCGGCGTCTCCCGCGCCGACGCGCTCGGCCACATCCGGCTGATCGGCCTGGTCAACGACGTGTCCCTCCGGGGCCTCATCCCGGCCGAGCTGGCCAAGGGCTTCGGCTTCCTCCAGTCCAAGCCGGCTTCCGCGCTCTCGCCCGTCTTCGTGACGCCCGACGCACTGGGCGACGCATGGGCGGACGGCAAGCTGCATGGCGTGCTCAAGGTCGACCTCAACGGCGAGCCCTTCGGCCGCGCCGATGCGGGCGTCGATATGACCTTCGATTTCGGCACCCTGATCGCGCATCTGGCAAAGACCCGGAATCTGGGCGCCGGCACGATCATCGGCTCCGGCACGGTCTCCAACAAGGACGCGGACGGCGGCCCCGGCAAGCCGGTGGATCGCGGCGGCAAGGGCTATTCCTGCCTCGCCGAAATCCGCACCGTCGAGACCATCCTCGACGGCAAGCCCGCCACCCCCTTCCTCAAGCCCGGCGACACCGTCCGCATCTGGATGGACGACGCGCACGGCCACCCGATCTTCGGAACCATCGCGCAGGAAGTGGTTTCGGCCTGA